A stretch of the Haloplanus aerogenes genome encodes the following:
- a CDS encoding ATP-dependent DNA helicase, producing MADTAGYERFFPYDDPYPNQREAMDRIANALTRGQDVLMEGAPGTGKTLSALVPALAHAREHDRTVVITTNVHQQMRQFVEDARAIRAQEPIRAVVFKGKGSMCHLDVGYEECRSLKETTRSLVEAEADRQELAQRSEALLDDVREGNGEAGEARAAVMDELEALDEEIEELEAANICEHYRANLTRDTDAFHDWLFEDVRTPEEIYAYADERGLCGYELLKEGMDGIDLAVCNYHHLLDPTIREHFFRWLDRDPAEVITVFDEAHNVESAARDHATRTLSARTLEGALAELDEADDSRAGRARNVIEAFRTGLGTAVDDALGFGEREQVGDDWHDLAIANDDRRDDLTLAFLDAYEGSGIDAEIDLALQVGERLDEEYEEAYRRGETTTRTESATLQAAGFIADWMGHGADLGRHPMAAVRRDAGTDEVYGRAELYTCIPREVTEGLFDEVAASVLMSATLRPFDVVEDVLGLGDPVTMAYGLAYPEERRRTYAVEGPALFASERDDPETQATVAETLADVIEMTPGNTLVFCPSYAEAERYHERLGGYLDEAGTPTEDLRQRFVEGEGASTPPTAGEAGGSTLFTSLWGTLGEGVSFDGDDARTVVVVGVPYPNLSERLEAVQDAYDRIYDDRRGAGWRYAVEIPTIRKTRQALGRVIRAPDDYGVRVLLDKRYTRASRDMGKYGVRDSFPPEERDELIDVAPEKVKFAMLNFYADLDAYDGDPPTP from the coding sequence GTGGCAGACACGGCGGGATACGAGCGGTTCTTCCCATACGACGATCCGTATCCGAACCAGCGCGAGGCGATGGACCGCATCGCCAACGCCCTCACACGCGGACAGGACGTACTCATGGAGGGCGCGCCGGGGACGGGCAAGACGCTCTCGGCGCTCGTGCCGGCGCTCGCGCACGCCCGCGAACACGACCGGACAGTCGTCATCACGACGAACGTCCACCAGCAGATGCGGCAGTTCGTCGAGGACGCCCGAGCCATCCGGGCCCAAGAGCCAATTCGCGCGGTCGTCTTCAAGGGGAAAGGCTCGATGTGCCACCTCGACGTGGGCTACGAGGAGTGTCGGAGCCTCAAGGAGACCACCCGCTCGCTCGTGGAGGCCGAAGCCGACCGACAGGAACTCGCCCAGCGGAGCGAGGCGCTCTTGGACGACGTGCGCGAGGGCAACGGCGAGGCCGGCGAGGCCCGCGCGGCCGTCATGGACGAACTCGAAGCGCTCGACGAGGAGATCGAGGAGCTAGAGGCGGCGAACATCTGCGAGCACTACCGCGCGAACCTCACCCGCGACACCGACGCCTTCCACGACTGGCTGTTCGAGGACGTGCGCACGCCCGAGGAAATCTACGCCTACGCCGACGAGCGCGGCCTCTGTGGGTACGAACTCCTCAAGGAGGGGATGGACGGCATCGACCTCGCCGTCTGTAACTACCACCACCTGCTCGATCCGACGATCCGCGAACACTTCTTCCGGTGGCTGGACCGCGATCCCGCCGAGGTGATCACGGTCTTCGACGAGGCGCACAACGTCGAGTCGGCGGCGCGGGACCACGCCACCCGGACCCTCTCCGCGCGGACGCTGGAGGGCGCGCTGGCCGAACTCGACGAGGCCGACGACTCGCGGGCTGGGCGAGCGAGAAACGTGATCGAGGCCTTTCGAACGGGGCTCGGAACGGCCGTCGACGACGCCCTCGGCTTCGGCGAACGCGAACAGGTTGGCGACGACTGGCACGACCTCGCCATCGCCAACGACGACCGCCGGGACGACCTCACGCTCGCCTTCCTCGACGCCTACGAGGGGAGCGGCATCGACGCCGAGATCGACCTCGCGCTGCAGGTGGGCGAACGACTAGACGAGGAGTACGAGGAGGCCTACCGCCGGGGCGAGACGACGACCCGCACGGAGTCCGCGACGCTGCAGGCGGCGGGCTTCATCGCGGACTGGATGGGCCACGGGGCGGATCTGGGGCGACACCCGATGGCTGCGGTGCGGCGCGACGCGGGCACCGACGAGGTGTACGGCCGCGCGGAACTCTACACGTGCATCCCGCGCGAAGTGACCGAGGGCCTGTTCGACGAAGTGGCCGCGAGCGTGTTGATGAGCGCGACGCTCCGCCCGTTCGACGTGGTCGAAGACGTTCTCGGCCTCGGCGACCCCGTGACGATGGCCTACGGGCTGGCGTACCCCGAGGAACGCCGGCGTACGTACGCCGTCGAGGGGCCGGCACTGTTCGCGAGTGAGCGCGACGACCCCGAGACGCAGGCGACGGTGGCGGAGACGCTCGCGGACGTGATCGAGATGACCCCCGGCAACACGCTCGTTTTCTGTCCCTCGTACGCGGAGGCCGAGCGCTATCACGAACGCCTCGGCGGATACCTCGACGAGGCGGGGACGCCCACCGAGGACCTGCGCCAGCGGTTCGTCGAAGGCGAGGGGGCTTCGACACCTCCGACCGCCGGCGAAGCCGGCGGGTCGACCCTCTTTACCTCCCTCTGGGGCACCCTCGGCGAGGGGGTGAGCTTCGACGGGGACGACGCCCGAACCGTCGTCGTCGTGGGTGTCCCCTACCCCAACCTCTCCGAACGGCTGGAGGCGGTGCAGGACGCCTACGACCGGATCTACGACGACCGCAGGGGAGCGGGGTGGCGCTACGCCGTCGAGATTCCGACGATCCGCAAGACCCGACAGGCGCTCGGGCGGGTGATCCGCGCTCCCGACGACTACGGCGTGCGCGTCCTCCTCGACAAACGATACACCCGCGCCAGCCGCGACATGGGGAAGTACGGTGTCCGCGACTCGTTCCCACCCGAGGAACGGGACGAACTCATCGACGTGGCGCCGGAGAAGGTGAAGTTCGCGATGCTGAACTTCTACGCGGACCTCGACGCCTACGACGGCGATCCGCCGACGCCGTAG
- a CDS encoding ester cyclase: MATTARENKELVRRFIDEANDKHYDRVAELFTADYTRHDPDARVDETGPEPFVEALRRLHEAFPDSEVHIGEIVAEGDLVAFEGTMTGTHEGVFRGLDPTGETIEIPGNAMHRIRDGRIAETWATWNFLLGLQQLGAIDALGE; encoded by the coding sequence ATGGCGACAACAGCGCGCGAGAACAAAGAACTCGTCCGACGGTTCATCGACGAAGCGAACGACAAGCACTACGACCGGGTTGCGGAGCTGTTCACGGCCGACTACACCAGACACGATCCGGATGCACGGGTCGACGAGACGGGGCCGGAGCCGTTCGTCGAGGCGCTCCGACGACTCCACGAGGCGTTTCCCGACAGCGAGGTCCACATCGGCGAGATCGTCGCCGAAGGGGATCTGGTGGCGTTCGAGGGGACGATGACGGGAACCCACGAGGGCGTCTTCCGGGGACTCGACCCAACCGGCGAGACGATCGAGATACCCGGAAACGCCATGCATCGAATCAGGGACGGCCGGATCGCAGAGACGTGGGCTACCTGGAATTTCCTTCTCGGACTGCAGCAACTCGGGGCTATCGACGCGTTGGGAGAGTAG
- a CDS encoding DUF7554 family protein, with amino-acid sequence MSRAAVDVDDLLKLVLILVVVWLALEIVGEVFDLFVGLLNLFPTLIGLLIVVLIVLWLLDRI; translated from the coding sequence ATGTCTCGCGCCGCCGTCGACGTGGATGATCTGCTGAAACTGGTGCTCATTCTCGTCGTCGTCTGGCTCGCGCTCGAAATCGTCGGTGAGGTGTTCGACCTCTTCGTCGGCCTGCTCAACCTCTTCCCGACGCTGATCGGGCTACTCATCGTTGTCCTGATCGTCCTCTGGTTGCTCGACCGGATCTGA
- a CDS encoding sulfite exporter TauE/SafE family protein, translated as MSTSSYSRIQKWFLKYQHVFVFTAPVAFVVAVFFTAPTTASDPGANYWLEYWWLFPVFLLGATIVNTVGISGSALFVPFLIFIFPLFAHPLEPETLVKVGLISEAFGLSSSSVAFIQYGLVDRRLALTLVGGSIPFVVGGALLSFVIPEPLFHALLGIALLAAAYLLFKTNLDHSGSDDADADADPAADGGTAADPAAAGLPDDDDKLGPAGVETAEDGTVTRVDRDGDDYTYTRGGYLRRAANYSIGGTFQGLAGFGIGELGIISMLGTKVPVRVAIGTNHIVVALTAILASLVHVFGGGIVGGHSLSLASTPWNMVVFTVPATVTGGQIAPYVSNALSTRTIKRFVAMLFGIISTALFLMAAGLG; from the coding sequence ATGAGTACATCCTCATACAGCCGTATCCAGAAGTGGTTCCTGAAGTATCAGCACGTATTCGTATTCACCGCCCCAGTGGCGTTCGTCGTCGCCGTGTTCTTCACGGCCCCGACGACGGCGAGCGATCCGGGGGCGAACTACTGGCTCGAGTACTGGTGGCTCTTCCCCGTCTTCCTGCTCGGGGCGACCATCGTGAACACGGTCGGCATCAGCGGGTCCGCGCTCTTCGTGCCCTTCCTGATCTTCATCTTCCCGCTCTTCGCCCACCCGCTCGAACCGGAGACGCTGGTGAAGGTGGGCCTCATCAGCGAGGCCTTTGGCCTCTCCAGTTCCTCGGTCGCCTTCATCCAGTACGGCCTCGTGGACCGCCGACTGGCGCTCACGCTCGTCGGCGGGTCGATCCCATTCGTCGTCGGGGGCGCCCTGCTCTCGTTCGTCATTCCGGAGCCGCTCTTCCACGCGCTACTCGGGATCGCGCTGCTGGCGGCCGCCTACCTCCTGTTCAAGACGAATCTGGATCACAGCGGGAGCGACGACGCGGACGCCGATGCCGATCCGGCCGCCGACGGCGGGACGGCCGCCGACCCGGCAGCGGCCGGTCTCCCCGACGACGACGACAAACTCGGCCCCGCGGGCGTCGAGACGGCCGAGGACGGCACCGTCACGCGCGTCGACCGCGACGGCGACGACTACACCTACACCCGCGGTGGCTACCTGCGCCGCGCGGCTAACTACAGCATCGGCGGCACGTTCCAGGGGCTCGCCGGCTTCGGCATCGGCGAACTCGGCATCATCTCGATGCTCGGGACGAAGGTGCCGGTCCGGGTGGCCATCGGGACGAACCACATCGTCGTCGCGCTGACGGCGATTCTCGCGTCGCTCGTCCACGTCTTCGGCGGTGGCATCGTCGGCGGTCACTCCCTCTCGCTCGCCTCGACGCCGTGGAACATGGTCGTGTTCACCGTCCCGGCGACGGTGACGGGCGGTCAGATCGCCCCCTACGTCTCCAACGCGCTCAGTACCCGCACGATCAAGCGGTTCGTCGCGATGCTGTTCGGCATCATCTCGACGGCGCTGTTCCTGATGGCGGCGGGACTCGGATAA
- a CDS encoding [LysW]-lysine hydrolase, which translates to MTEALPDVADAELTDAQQLLVDLVAIPSPSGEEEAAAQRLVDFFEAHDREVWIDEVGNVHAPADDSVLLTSHIDTVPGDIPVEIREVERGKELWGRGSVDATGPLAAMAVAAVETGVSFLGVVGEEVDSRGSRHVIESDRPEPGALINGEPSGWTGITLGYRGLLAGTYVATSESGHTSRPENNAIQDAMDWWARVEEEFDPDEYLPVFERVTCKPTSFEGGPSADGLSVEATMEVQFRVPPEYTVGDVREMADGQLDTGTVHWYDRVPPVMESPRTPVARAFRAAIREAGGDPRLLRKTGTADMNVFASVWDCPMITYGPGDSDLDHAPNEHLALDEYDRSIEVLIDACQRLQPPQ; encoded by the coding sequence ATGACCGAGGCGCTTCCCGACGTGGCCGACGCGGAACTGACGGACGCCCAGCAACTGCTGGTCGACCTCGTCGCCATCCCCTCGCCCTCCGGCGAGGAAGAAGCGGCGGCCCAGCGCCTCGTCGACTTCTTCGAGGCCCACGACCGCGAGGTGTGGATCGACGAGGTGGGGAACGTCCACGCGCCGGCGGACGATTCGGTCCTCCTCACCTCCCACATCGACACCGTGCCGGGCGACATCCCGGTCGAGATCCGGGAGGTGGAGCGTGGAAAGGAACTCTGGGGTCGCGGGAGCGTCGACGCGACCGGGCCGCTGGCAGCGATGGCGGTCGCCGCGGTGGAGACCGGCGTGAGTTTCCTCGGCGTCGTTGGTGAGGAGGTCGACTCCCGTGGCTCGCGCCACGTCATCGAGAGCGACCGCCCGGAACCCGGCGCCCTAATCAACGGCGAACCGAGCGGATGGACGGGCATCACGCTCGGCTATCGTGGACTCTTGGCCGGGACGTACGTCGCCACCAGCGAGTCGGGGCACACCTCCCGGCCGGAGAACAACGCGATTCAGGACGCGATGGACTGGTGGGCACGAGTAGAGGAGGAGTTCGACCCCGACGAGTACCTCCCCGTCTTCGAGCGCGTCACCTGCAAGCCCACGTCGTTCGAGGGGGGCCCCAGCGCGGACGGCCTCTCCGTCGAGGCGACGATGGAAGTGCAGTTCCGCGTCCCCCCGGAGTACACGGTGGGGGACGTACGCGAGATGGCCGACGGCCAACTCGATACGGGGACCGTCCACTGGTACGACCGGGTGCCGCCGGTGATGGAGAGTCCGCGGACGCCCGTCGCGCGGGCGTTCCGGGCGGCCATCCGCGAGGCCGGGGGCGACCCGCGTCTCCTCCGTAAGACGGGGACGGCCGACATGAACGTCTTCGCCTCGGTCTGGGACTGCCCGATGATTACGTACGGGCCGGGCGATTCGGATCTGGACCACGCGCCGAACGAACACCTCGCGCTGGACGAGTACGACCGCTCCATCGAGGTGTTGATCGACGCCTGTCAACGCTTGCAACCACCGCAATGA
- the argF gene encoding ornithine carbamoyltransferase: MIETTHLLDVDDLTAEDLETVLDRAAAIKAGEDDTELYRQTLAMVFEKPSTRTRTSFETAMTRLGGHAIFLGPDDIHLGSGEPVKDTARALAGYSDAIMARLFDHADAEELAAYSDVPVINGLTDDAHPCQTLADLLTIRERFGGFDDVTVAWVGDGNNVAQSFVLGAALADLDLVVATPPEYGIDDDVLERAADLGPTPTLVDDPADAVDGADVVYTDVWVSMGEEDEREEKLAAFEGYQVNDDLLAGSDALVMHCLPAHRGEEITDEVVESDRSIVWQQAENRLHAQAGLLVELLA, encoded by the coding sequence ATGATCGAAACGACCCACCTCCTCGACGTGGACGACCTCACGGCCGAGGACCTGGAGACGGTGTTGGATCGCGCGGCGGCCATCAAGGCCGGCGAAGACGACACGGAACTCTACCGGCAGACGCTCGCCATGGTGTTCGAGAAGCCGAGCACGCGCACCCGAACGTCGTTCGAGACGGCGATGACCCGCCTCGGCGGACACGCCATCTTCCTCGGCCCGGACGACATCCACCTCGGCAGCGGCGAACCCGTCAAGGATACCGCGCGCGCCCTCGCCGGCTACTCCGACGCCATCATGGCGCGGCTGTTCGACCACGCCGACGCCGAGGAACTCGCCGCCTACTCGGACGTGCCGGTGATCAACGGGTTGACCGACGACGCCCACCCCTGCCAGACGCTCGCGGATCTGCTCACCATCCGCGAGCGCTTCGGCGGGTTCGACGACGTGACCGTCGCCTGGGTTGGCGACGGCAACAACGTCGCGCAGTCGTTCGTCCTCGGGGCGGCGCTCGCCGACCTCGACCTCGTCGTCGCCACGCCCCCCGAGTACGGCATCGACGACGACGTACTGGAGCGGGCGGCCGACCTCGGTCCGACGCCGACGCTCGTCGACGACCCCGCCGACGCCGTCGACGGGGCAGACGTGGTCTACACCGACGTGTGGGTGTCGATGGGCGAGGAAGACGAACGCGAGGAGAAACTGGCGGCGTTCGAGGGGTATCAGGTGAACGACGACCTCCTCGCCGGGAGCGACGCCCTCGTGATGCACTGCCTGCCCGCCCACCGCGGCGAGGAGATCACCGACGAGGTAGTCGAGAGCGACCGGTCCATCGTCTGGCAACAGGCGGAAAACCGGCTGCACGCGCAGGCCGGCCTACTCGTCGAACTGCTGGCGTAG
- a CDS encoding DUF6789 family protein has protein sequence MSTATETVGDTGESSGNWQAGVFGGIVGALVMGGLVLAMNPPVLTVAIPSLYGLAPPPNPAVGMAVHVTHGAVLGVVFAALVGAFGVEGTGRQVGLGIGWGVATWIGLAALVMPVWLSVVGSPASPPFPNFAPPSLLWHVVYGAVLGGVYAATADRL, from the coding sequence ATGTCGACGGCGACAGAGACGGTCGGCGATACCGGCGAATCGAGCGGCAACTGGCAGGCCGGCGTCTTCGGCGGTATCGTCGGGGCGCTGGTGATGGGCGGACTCGTCCTGGCGATGAATCCGCCGGTACTGACGGTGGCGATTCCGTCGCTGTACGGGCTGGCGCCGCCGCCGAATCCAGCGGTCGGCATGGCGGTCCACGTCACCCACGGCGCGGTGCTGGGCGTGGTGTTCGCGGCCCTCGTCGGCGCGTTCGGTGTCGAGGGGACGGGCCGCCAGGTCGGTCTCGGAATCGGCTGGGGTGTCGCGACGTGGATCGGACTGGCGGCGCTCGTGATGCCCGTGTGGTTGAGCGTCGTCGGCTCTCCCGCCTCGCCGCCGTTCCCCAACTTCGCGCCGCCGTCGCTCCTGTGGCACGTGGTGTACGGGGCCGTCCTCGGCGGCGTCTACGCGGCGACGGCGGACCGGCTGTGA
- a CDS encoding cytochrome P450, giving the protein MPQQPRSRARPPGPRGEPVFGNSRQYARDPFDFLSACESAYGDVVRVDLGPLETYILTNPTDIERVLVGDHGKYRKPAFQDDALGQLLGDGLLLSEGDRWRRQRDLANPAFNMSRIAGIADTMTRHAEAAVAEWSTGDDLNVELEMARLTVRIIADAMLGIDLSEERVRTIQETLEPLGARFEPDPFRFVTPNWVPTRENRAFEAALEELEDVVMEIVAERRGTEGDADDDDPPMDLLSILLRAQRRGEQTDEQLRDEVMTMLLAGHDTTALTLTYACYLLAEHPVAEGRVHAELDSVLDGSPTFADARELTYLDRVLQETMRLYPPVYAMFREPVVDVKLGGYRIPEGAAVMLPQWAVHRSSRWWDDPDRFDPDRWTRDRSAERPRFAHFPFGGGPRHCIGKQFSLLEAKLILAVIGREYRLQYTGTDDFDLRGSLTMHPQDGMPMRVETR; this is encoded by the coding sequence ATGCCCCAGCAGCCACGGTCACGCGCACGGCCGCCCGGTCCCCGCGGCGAACCCGTCTTCGGGAACAGCAGACAGTACGCACGCGATCCGTTCGACTTCCTGAGTGCGTGTGAGTCGGCGTACGGCGACGTGGTTCGGGTCGACCTCGGACCACTGGAAACGTACATCCTCACCAACCCCACGGACATCGAACGGGTGCTCGTCGGCGACCACGGGAAGTACCGCAAACCGGCGTTTCAGGACGACGCGCTCGGCCAGCTCCTCGGTGACGGTCTCCTCCTGAGCGAGGGGGATCGGTGGCGCCGCCAGCGCGACCTCGCCAATCCCGCGTTCAACATGTCGCGGATCGCGGGGATCGCCGACACGATGACGCGGCACGCCGAGGCCGCGGTCGCGGAGTGGTCGACAGGTGACGACCTGAACGTCGAACTCGAGATGGCGCGGCTGACGGTGCGGATCATCGCGGACGCCATGCTCGGCATCGACCTCTCCGAGGAGCGGGTGCGGACGATTCAGGAGACCCTCGAACCCCTCGGGGCTCGCTTCGAACCCGACCCGTTCCGCTTCGTCACGCCCAACTGGGTGCCGACCCGGGAGAACCGAGCGTTCGAGGCGGCGCTGGAGGAGTTGGAGGACGTGGTGATGGAGATCGTCGCGGAGCGCCGCGGCACCGAGGGGGACGCGGACGACGACGATCCGCCGATGGACCTGCTGTCGATCCTGCTCCGAGCGCAACGGCGGGGCGAGCAGACGGACGAACAGCTCCGCGACGAGGTGATGACGATGCTGTTGGCGGGCCACGACACGACGGCGCTGACGCTTACCTACGCCTGCTACCTGCTCGCGGAGCATCCGGTGGCCGAGGGGCGCGTCCACGCCGAACTCGATTCGGTCCTCGACGGGTCACCGACGTTCGCGGACGCGCGGGAGCTGACGTATCTGGATCGGGTGTTACAGGAGACGATGCGGCTGTATCCGCCGGTGTACGCCATGTTTCGGGAGCCAGTCGTGGACGTGAAACTGGGGGGATACCGGATTCCCGAAGGGGCGGCCGTCATGCTCCCGCAGTGGGCCGTCCACCGGTCGTCGCGGTGGTGGGACGACCCCGACCGGTTCGATCCGGATCGGTGGACGCGCGACCGGAGCGCCGAGCGTCCCCGGTTCGCACACTTCCCGTTCGGCGGCGGGCCACGCCACTGCATCGGCAAGCAGTTCTCGCTGCTGGAGGCGAAACTCATCCTCGCCGTGATCGGCCGCGAGTATCGGCTGCAATACACGGGAACGGACGATTTCGACCTCCGGGGGTCGCTGACGATGCACCCACAGGACGGGATGCCGATGCGGGTCGAGACCCGTTAG
- a CDS encoding PGF-pre-PGF domain-containing protein, with amino-acid sequence MSSRAAVVIVLILVVASGSLPTHALDPSAPLAQHGGGDGTPMGGGDGGDGRRTPDGGDGQRTPTDDGRRTSGGDGRSTPTGGDGPRTNVSVDHRQPGNASIMVHNAAANRTVHIQFERMAANPETGLMLREMTIATGDPEYQLAVRTTTRASEGVTPFPGDPPFGYLNVTHSVPNANVTNASLTFTLNRTRLRERNVTAENVSLYRYRETNRTWQRLQTRVMEQNRTQVTYRSESPGLSEFAVAPTAETTTPTATATSTPTATATRTPTATPSPTPRPSTPTPTPMPGTDGSAPGFGFLAALLALFVLGRLWKPR; translated from the coding sequence ATGTCATCTAGAGCCGCGGTGGTAATCGTACTGATCCTCGTGGTGGCTAGTGGTAGCCTGCCGACACACGCTCTCGATCCCTCGGCTCCGCTCGCACAGCACGGTGGCGGCGACGGAACGCCGATGGGTGGTGGTGACGGCGGCGATGGGCGGCGAACGCCCGACGGTGGCGACGGGCAGCGCACCCCCACCGACGACGGTCGACGGACATCCGGTGGTGACGGGCGAAGCACCCCGACCGGTGGGGACGGTCCCCGGACGAACGTCTCGGTCGACCACCGTCAGCCCGGTAACGCCTCGATCATGGTCCACAACGCCGCGGCGAACCGGACCGTTCACATCCAGTTCGAGCGGATGGCCGCGAACCCGGAAACGGGATTGATGCTCCGCGAGATGACTATCGCAACCGGCGACCCCGAGTACCAGTTGGCCGTCCGCACGACCACCCGCGCCAGCGAGGGTGTCACCCCCTTCCCCGGCGACCCTCCGTTCGGCTACCTCAACGTGACCCACTCGGTGCCCAACGCCAACGTCACCAACGCCTCTCTCACGTTCACGCTCAACCGCACGCGACTGCGCGAGCGAAACGTGACTGCCGAGAACGTCAGCCTCTATCGCTACCGGGAGACTAACCGGACGTGGCAGCGCCTCCAGACTCGGGTGATGGAGCAGAATCGGACGCAGGTGACCTACCGATCCGAGTCGCCGGGTCTCTCGGAGTTCGCCGTCGCACCTACTGCCGAGACGACGACGCCCACGGCGACCGCCACGTCGACGCCGACTGCGACGGCGACACGCACCCCGACGGCGACTCCATCACCGACGCCCCGACCCTCGACGCCGACGCCGACGCCGATGCCCGGAACCGACGGCTCAGCCCCCGGATTCGGCTTCCTCGCTGCCCTGCTGGCACTGTTCGTGCTGGGCCGCCTCTGGAAGCCGCGCTGA
- a CDS encoding 2'-5' RNA ligase family protein, whose amino-acid sequence MYSLNVPVPGAVERLAADLHPRLTPFDRVRDRHTLVCKRFEADEGDYDHLRERLRVTLSPTPAFEAQITGIDTFETPTHGPGPVVYLAVESPGLHDLHRRLVDAFGAVHDELEGEAYVPHVTLARGDGRDALADLCTLDIEPITWTVSELHLWSRARRETAWRVSLPR is encoded by the coding sequence GTGTACAGTCTCAACGTCCCCGTCCCGGGCGCCGTCGAACGCCTCGCGGCCGACCTCCACCCGCGACTCACCCCATTCGACCGGGTTCGCGACCGCCACACCCTCGTCTGCAAGCGGTTCGAGGCCGACGAGGGCGACTACGACCACCTGCGCGAACGCCTCCGGGTCACGCTCTCGCCGACGCCCGCTTTCGAGGCGCAGATTACGGGCATCGACACCTTCGAGACACCCACCCACGGCCCCGGCCCGGTCGTCTACCTCGCCGTCGAGAGCCCGGGTCTCCACGACCTGCACCGGCGGTTGGTCGACGCCTTCGGCGCCGTCCACGACGAACTGGAAGGCGAGGCGTACGTCCCGCACGTGACGCTGGCCCGCGGTGATGGACGGGACGCCCTCGCCGACCTCTGCACGCTCGATATCGAGCCGATCACGTGGACCGTCTCCGAACTCCACCTCTGGAGTCGCGCTCGCCGCGAGACGGCGTGGCGAGTGTCGCTGCCGCGCTAA
- a CDS encoding alpha/beta fold hydrolase, with amino-acid sequence MSLEDRHLENEYYTQAEHGDFELFDLGDFELASGQRIPDCKLAYQTHGKLNQAKDNVVVFPHMYSGTHRDMEMYVGEDMAIDPKEYFVIMPNQLGNGLSTSPHNTPPQDGGMGNFPDVNIEDDIDAQHRLVTEEFGIEEIELVLGWSMGAQQTYEWAVRYPEMVKRAAPIAGTAKVTPHDQLFIEAHMETIRSDPAWNDGFYDDPHAVITGLKRHAQIWSVMGLCTQFYHYDERAWEDAGFTSVEDLMANFWEDWFLRMDPNNLLTMAKKWQHGDVSRNTDGDLEEALGRIEAKTFVMPFEEDMFFPVSDCAHEESMIPDSELRPIPSLWGHFTMFGIFEEDKQAIDDNIRELLETPV; translated from the coding sequence ATGTCGCTCGAAGACCGACATCTGGAGAACGAGTACTACACGCAGGCCGAACACGGCGACTTCGAACTGTTCGACCTCGGTGACTTCGAACTGGCGTCCGGGCAGCGGATTCCGGACTGCAAGCTGGCGTACCAGACCCACGGGAAGCTGAATCAGGCGAAAGACAACGTCGTCGTCTTCCCGCACATGTACTCCGGCACCCACCGCGACATGGAGATGTACGTGGGCGAGGACATGGCCATCGATCCGAAGGAGTACTTCGTGATCATGCCGAACCAGCTCGGCAACGGCCTCTCCACGTCGCCGCACAACACGCCGCCACAGGACGGCGGGATGGGCAACTTCCCCGACGTGAACATCGAGGACGACATCGACGCGCAACACCGACTGGTCACGGAGGAGTTCGGCATCGAGGAGATAGAACTGGTGCTCGGGTGGTCGATGGGCGCCCAGCAGACCTACGAGTGGGCGGTCCGGTATCCCGAGATGGTCAAACGCGCCGCGCCCATCGCAGGCACGGCGAAGGTGACGCCCCACGACCAGTTGTTCATCGAGGCCCACATGGAGACCATCCGCTCCGATCCAGCGTGGAACGACGGCTTCTACGACGACCCGCACGCGGTCATCACGGGCCTGAAGCGCCACGCCCAGATCTGGTCGGTGATGGGGCTCTGTACGCAGTTCTACCACTACGACGAACGCGCGTGGGAGGATGCCGGTTTCACGTCCGTCGAGGACCTGATGGCGAACTTCTGGGAGGACTGGTTCCTGCGGATGGACCCGAACAACCTCCTGACGATGGCGAAGAAGTGGCAACACGGGGACGTGAGCCGGAACACCGACGGCGACCTCGAGGAAGCGCTCGGCCGTATCGAGGCCAAGACGTTCGTGATGCCGTTCGAGGAGGACATGTTCTTCCCCGTCAGCGACTGCGCCCACGAGGAGTCGATGATCCCGGACAGCGAACTCCGGCCGATTCCGAGCCTCTGGGGCCACTTCACCATGTTCGGCATCTTCGAGGAGGACAAACAGGCTATCGACGACAACATCCGGGAACTGCTCGAGACGCCCGTGTAA